From one Amia ocellicauda isolate fAmiCal2 chromosome 17, fAmiCal2.hap1, whole genome shotgun sequence genomic stretch:
- the eri2 gene encoding ERI1 exoribonuclease 2 isoform X3, giving the protein MTPTGFSCFSCVLISVSFTCSLLPLPPCCVSAEQLFHYLIVIDFESTCWREKNHYGQEIIEFPAVLLNTCSGEIDAEFHHYVQPQEHPMLSAFCTELTGITQGQVEAGVPLRICLSQFSQWLQTLRQERNVVFAREPSRPGAAAEKPCAFVTWSDWDLGVCLQYECKRKQLRKPEALSSWIDLRATYKLFYNRRPKGLNGALQDLGIEFSGREHSGLDDARNTARLAWRMMSDGCAMRVTKCLAGQVPPTTHPPAALPLAESESSAEAPRQREAGREGGSGRESAGGKRSRTILQWVESEGRPGRRRSAGDKEAAQGLSANTESLVCRSLVSPRTLLHGLTMPGLPGWRSMTRTMSVGSAVHVNSPAPLGTSLVLVSTTVNCLTETSEEHGGVGCDSETVPVDWEDCPLWPETDESCSYDAVALEDTDTGSQSESLWSGTHDAQPPGDAGPALTESDRQNPVVYKSSNTTVYSVGNASLCPASQSFKTPSVCARVFHSSTLSNTSLCSKPRMAACGGRDGMLSRPGHYGTGACDSFRIYQDKDGSGCSDSVGRTPVPPGVLSSSVNTRVSSSSSSSSAALKLTPPLCGCGRRARRMTVSNGGPNNGRAFYSCPAGKSRPGIKQSCGFFQWETALARRVSLTSTSLCAGPGGTLAVSRGKVRSAEVSQHRGLGLRPAPRT; this is encoded by the exons ATGACCCCGACGGGCTTTTCCTGCTTTTCCTGTGTTTTAATTTCTGTGAGTTTCACGTGTTCAttactccccctccctccctgctgTGTTTCTGCAGAGCAGCTCTTTCATTATTTGATTGTCATTGACTTTGAATCTACCTGCTGGAGAGAGAAAAATCACTATGGACAAGAAATCA TTGAATTCCCAGCTGTGCTTCTGAACACGTGCAGCGGGGAGATCGATGCAGAGTTTCACCACTACGTTCAGCCCCAGGAGCACCCCATGCTGTCCGCCTTCTGCACCGAGCTGACGGGCATCACGCAG GGTCAGGTGGAGGCCGGAGTCCCTCTGAGGATCTGCCTGTCCCAGTTCAGTCAGTGGCTCCAGACGCTGCGGCAAGAGAGGAACGTGGTGTTTGCCAGAGAGCCGTCCAGACCAGGGGCAGCTGCGGAGAAGCCATGTGCTTTTGTCACCTGGTCAG ACTGGGACCTGGGTGTCTGTCTCCAGTACGAGTGCAAACGCAAGCAGCTCCGCAAACCAGAAGCTCTGAGCAGCTGGATTGACCTCAGAGCCACGTACAAG CTGTTTTATAACCGAAGACCCAAAGGGCTGAACGGCGCTCTGCAGGACCTGGGGATCGAGTTCTCCGGCAGGGAACACTCAG GGCTGGACGACGCCAGGAACACGGCGCGCCTCGCCTGGAGGATGATGTCCGACGGCTGCGCGATGAGGGTCACCAAGTGCCTGGCCGGG CAGGTGCCGCCCACGACGCACCCCCCCGCAGCGCTGCCCCTGGCAGAGAGCGAGAGCAGCGCAGAGGCCCCGCGGCAGCGAGAAGCAGGCAGGGAAGGAGGGAGCGGCAGGGAGAGCGCAGGAGGGAAGCGAAGTCGGACCATCCTGCAGTGGGTGGAATCAGAGGGCCGTCCGGGTCGGCGCCGGTCTGCGGGGGATAAAGAGGCGGCACAGGGACTGAGTGCCAACACTGAGAGCCTCGTCTGCCGCAGTCTGGTGTCTCCCAGGACCCTGCTGCACGGGCTGACCATGCCTGGGCTCCCTGGATGGCGGTCCATGACCAGAACCATGTCTGTGGGGTCAGCGGTGCATGTAAACAGCCCAGCGCCGCTCGGCACCAGCCTGGTGCTGGTCTCCACTACAGTTAACTGCCTCACCGAGACCTCGGAGGAGCACGGCGGTGTGGGCTGTGACTCCGAGACGGTGCCTGTGGACTGGGAGGACTGCCCGCTCTGGCCCGAGACGGATGAGAGCTGTTCGTATGACGCCGTGGCCCTGGAGGACACGGACACGGGCAGCCAGTCTGAGTCTCTGTGGAGCGGCACACACGACGCACAGCCGCCGGGTGACGCGGGTCCAGCACTGACTGAGTCGGACCGGCAGAATCCAGTCGTGTACAAAAGCTCCAACACTACAGTGTACTCTGTTGGCAATGCGTCGCTCTGCCCCGCCAGCCAGTCCTTTAAGACCCCCAGTGTGTGTGCGAGGGTCTTTCACAGCAGCACTCTGTCCAACACGTCCCTCTGCTCAAAACCCAGGATGGCGGCCTGCGGGGGCCGAGACGGGATGCTCTCTCGCCCGGGTCACTACGGGACCGGGGCCTGCGACTCCTTCAGAATCTACCAGGACAAGGACGGCTCTGGCTGCTCGGACAGTGTGGGCCGGACCCCCGTGCCCCCGGGGGTCCTCTCTTCCTCAGTCAACACCAGGgtgtcctcctcttcctcttcctccagcgCTGCCCTGAAGCTCACTCCCCCGCTGTGTGGCTGCGGCCGCCGGGCCCGGAGGATGACCGTTTCCAATGGGGGGCCCAACAATGGCCGGGCTTTCTACAGCTGCCCCGCGGGCAAATCTAGGCCGGGCATCAAGCAGAGCTGCGGCTTCTTCCAGTGGGAGACGGCTCTGGCCCGGCGCGTGTCCCTGACCTCGACCTCTCTGTGTGCCGGGCCGGGCGGCACTCTCGCCGTCTCGAGGGGGAAGGTCCGCAGCGCGGAGGTCTCTCAGCACCGAGGCCTGGGCCTCCGACCGGCACCGAGGACTTAG
- the eri2 gene encoding ERI1 exoribonuclease 2 isoform X4 has protein sequence MATKKLAKELGLIRRRRRAPGGGSRAAAVSKQLFHYLIVIDFESTCWREKNHYGQEIIEFPAVLLNTCSGEIDAEFHHYVQPQEHPMLSAFCTELTGITQGQVEAGVPLRICLSQFSQWLQTLRQERNVVFAREPSRPGAAAEKPCAFVTWSDWDLGVCLQYECKRKQLRKPEALSSWIDLRATYKLFYNRRPKGLNGALQDLGIEFSGREHSGLDDARNTARLAWRMMSDGCAMRVTKCLAGQVPPTTHPPAALPLAESESSAEAPRQREAGREGGSGRESAGGKRSRTILQWVESEGRPGRRRSAGDKEAAQGLSANTESLVCRSLVSPRTLLHGLTMPGLPGWRSMTRTMSVGSAVHVNSPAPLGTSLVLVSTTVNCLTETSEEHGGVGCDSETVPVDWEDCPLWPETDESCSYDAVALEDTDTGSQSESLWSGTHDAQPPGDAGPALTESDRQNPVVYKSSNTTVYSVGNASLCPASQSFKTPSVCARVFHSSTLSNTSLCSKPRMAACGGRDGMLSRPGHYGTGACDSFRIYQDKDGSGCSDSVGRTPVPPGVLSSSVNTRVSSSSSSSSAALKLTPPLCGCGRRARRMTVSNGGPNNGRAFYSCPAGKSRPGIKQSCGFFQWETALARRVSLTSTSLCAGPGGTLAVSRGKVRSAEVSQHRGLGLRPAPRT, from the exons ATGGCAACAAAGAAACTGGCCAA GGAGCTGGGCTTGATCAGGAGACGCAGGCGAGCTCCGGGCGGGGGCAGCCGGGCCGCGGCAGTGTCCA AGCAGCTCTTTCATTATTTGATTGTCATTGACTTTGAATCTACCTGCTGGAGAGAGAAAAATCACTATGGACAAGAAATCA TTGAATTCCCAGCTGTGCTTCTGAACACGTGCAGCGGGGAGATCGATGCAGAGTTTCACCACTACGTTCAGCCCCAGGAGCACCCCATGCTGTCCGCCTTCTGCACCGAGCTGACGGGCATCACGCAG GGTCAGGTGGAGGCCGGAGTCCCTCTGAGGATCTGCCTGTCCCAGTTCAGTCAGTGGCTCCAGACGCTGCGGCAAGAGAGGAACGTGGTGTTTGCCAGAGAGCCGTCCAGACCAGGGGCAGCTGCGGAGAAGCCATGTGCTTTTGTCACCTGGTCAG ACTGGGACCTGGGTGTCTGTCTCCAGTACGAGTGCAAACGCAAGCAGCTCCGCAAACCAGAAGCTCTGAGCAGCTGGATTGACCTCAGAGCCACGTACAAG CTGTTTTATAACCGAAGACCCAAAGGGCTGAACGGCGCTCTGCAGGACCTGGGGATCGAGTTCTCCGGCAGGGAACACTCAG GGCTGGACGACGCCAGGAACACGGCGCGCCTCGCCTGGAGGATGATGTCCGACGGCTGCGCGATGAGGGTCACCAAGTGCCTGGCCGGG CAGGTGCCGCCCACGACGCACCCCCCCGCAGCGCTGCCCCTGGCAGAGAGCGAGAGCAGCGCAGAGGCCCCGCGGCAGCGAGAAGCAGGCAGGGAAGGAGGGAGCGGCAGGGAGAGCGCAGGAGGGAAGCGAAGTCGGACCATCCTGCAGTGGGTGGAATCAGAGGGCCGTCCGGGTCGGCGCCGGTCTGCGGGGGATAAAGAGGCGGCACAGGGACTGAGTGCCAACACTGAGAGCCTCGTCTGCCGCAGTCTGGTGTCTCCCAGGACCCTGCTGCACGGGCTGACCATGCCTGGGCTCCCTGGATGGCGGTCCATGACCAGAACCATGTCTGTGGGGTCAGCGGTGCATGTAAACAGCCCAGCGCCGCTCGGCACCAGCCTGGTGCTGGTCTCCACTACAGTTAACTGCCTCACCGAGACCTCGGAGGAGCACGGCGGTGTGGGCTGTGACTCCGAGACGGTGCCTGTGGACTGGGAGGACTGCCCGCTCTGGCCCGAGACGGATGAGAGCTGTTCGTATGACGCCGTGGCCCTGGAGGACACGGACACGGGCAGCCAGTCTGAGTCTCTGTGGAGCGGCACACACGACGCACAGCCGCCGGGTGACGCGGGTCCAGCACTGACTGAGTCGGACCGGCAGAATCCAGTCGTGTACAAAAGCTCCAACACTACAGTGTACTCTGTTGGCAATGCGTCGCTCTGCCCCGCCAGCCAGTCCTTTAAGACCCCCAGTGTGTGTGCGAGGGTCTTTCACAGCAGCACTCTGTCCAACACGTCCCTCTGCTCAAAACCCAGGATGGCGGCCTGCGGGGGCCGAGACGGGATGCTCTCTCGCCCGGGTCACTACGGGACCGGGGCCTGCGACTCCTTCAGAATCTACCAGGACAAGGACGGCTCTGGCTGCTCGGACAGTGTGGGCCGGACCCCCGTGCCCCCGGGGGTCCTCTCTTCCTCAGTCAACACCAGGgtgtcctcctcttcctcttcctccagcgCTGCCCTGAAGCTCACTCCCCCGCTGTGTGGCTGCGGCCGCCGGGCCCGGAGGATGACCGTTTCCAATGGGGGGCCCAACAATGGCCGGGCTTTCTACAGCTGCCCCGCGGGCAAATCTAGGCCGGGCATCAAGCAGAGCTGCGGCTTCTTCCAGTGGGAGACGGCTCTGGCCCGGCGCGTGTCCCTGACCTCGACCTCTCTGTGTGCCGGGCCGGGCGGCACTCTCGCCGTCTCGAGGGGGAAGGTCCGCAGCGCGGAGGTCTCTCAGCACCGAGGCCTGGGCCTCCGACCGGCACCGAGGACTTAG
- the eri2 gene encoding ERI1 exoribonuclease 2 isoform X1, with translation MASWRHGRPGETDDMATKKLAKELGLIRRRRRAPGGGSRAAAVSKQLFHYLIVIDFESTCWREKNHYGQEIIEFPAVLLNTCSGEIDAEFHHYVQPQEHPMLSAFCTELTGITQGQVEAGVPLRICLSQFSQWLQTLRQERNVVFAREPSRPGAAAEKPCAFVTWSDWDLGVCLQYECKRKQLRKPEALSSWIDLRATYKLFYNRRPKGLNGALQDLGIEFSGREHSGLDDARNTARLAWRMMSDGCAMRVTKCLAGQVPPTTHPPAALPLAESESSAEAPRQREAGREGGSGRESAGGKRSRTILQWVESEGRPGRRRSAGDKEAAQGLSANTESLVCRSLVSPRTLLHGLTMPGLPGWRSMTRTMSVGSAVHVNSPAPLGTSLVLVSTTVNCLTETSEEHGGVGCDSETVPVDWEDCPLWPETDESCSYDAVALEDTDTGSQSESLWSGTHDAQPPGDAGPALTESDRQNPVVYKSSNTTVYSVGNASLCPASQSFKTPSVCARVFHSSTLSNTSLCSKPRMAACGGRDGMLSRPGHYGTGACDSFRIYQDKDGSGCSDSVGRTPVPPGVLSSSVNTRVSSSSSSSSAALKLTPPLCGCGRRARRMTVSNGGPNNGRAFYSCPAGKSRPGIKQSCGFFQWETALARRVSLTSTSLCAGPGGTLAVSRGKVRSAEVSQHRGLGLRPAPRT, from the exons ATGGCCAGCTGGCGACATGGG AGACCTGGAGAAACAGACGACATGGCAACAAAGAAACTGGCCAA GGAGCTGGGCTTGATCAGGAGACGCAGGCGAGCTCCGGGCGGGGGCAGCCGGGCCGCGGCAGTGTCCA AGCAGCTCTTTCATTATTTGATTGTCATTGACTTTGAATCTACCTGCTGGAGAGAGAAAAATCACTATGGACAAGAAATCA TTGAATTCCCAGCTGTGCTTCTGAACACGTGCAGCGGGGAGATCGATGCAGAGTTTCACCACTACGTTCAGCCCCAGGAGCACCCCATGCTGTCCGCCTTCTGCACCGAGCTGACGGGCATCACGCAG GGTCAGGTGGAGGCCGGAGTCCCTCTGAGGATCTGCCTGTCCCAGTTCAGTCAGTGGCTCCAGACGCTGCGGCAAGAGAGGAACGTGGTGTTTGCCAGAGAGCCGTCCAGACCAGGGGCAGCTGCGGAGAAGCCATGTGCTTTTGTCACCTGGTCAG ACTGGGACCTGGGTGTCTGTCTCCAGTACGAGTGCAAACGCAAGCAGCTCCGCAAACCAGAAGCTCTGAGCAGCTGGATTGACCTCAGAGCCACGTACAAG CTGTTTTATAACCGAAGACCCAAAGGGCTGAACGGCGCTCTGCAGGACCTGGGGATCGAGTTCTCCGGCAGGGAACACTCAG GGCTGGACGACGCCAGGAACACGGCGCGCCTCGCCTGGAGGATGATGTCCGACGGCTGCGCGATGAGGGTCACCAAGTGCCTGGCCGGG CAGGTGCCGCCCACGACGCACCCCCCCGCAGCGCTGCCCCTGGCAGAGAGCGAGAGCAGCGCAGAGGCCCCGCGGCAGCGAGAAGCAGGCAGGGAAGGAGGGAGCGGCAGGGAGAGCGCAGGAGGGAAGCGAAGTCGGACCATCCTGCAGTGGGTGGAATCAGAGGGCCGTCCGGGTCGGCGCCGGTCTGCGGGGGATAAAGAGGCGGCACAGGGACTGAGTGCCAACACTGAGAGCCTCGTCTGCCGCAGTCTGGTGTCTCCCAGGACCCTGCTGCACGGGCTGACCATGCCTGGGCTCCCTGGATGGCGGTCCATGACCAGAACCATGTCTGTGGGGTCAGCGGTGCATGTAAACAGCCCAGCGCCGCTCGGCACCAGCCTGGTGCTGGTCTCCACTACAGTTAACTGCCTCACCGAGACCTCGGAGGAGCACGGCGGTGTGGGCTGTGACTCCGAGACGGTGCCTGTGGACTGGGAGGACTGCCCGCTCTGGCCCGAGACGGATGAGAGCTGTTCGTATGACGCCGTGGCCCTGGAGGACACGGACACGGGCAGCCAGTCTGAGTCTCTGTGGAGCGGCACACACGACGCACAGCCGCCGGGTGACGCGGGTCCAGCACTGACTGAGTCGGACCGGCAGAATCCAGTCGTGTACAAAAGCTCCAACACTACAGTGTACTCTGTTGGCAATGCGTCGCTCTGCCCCGCCAGCCAGTCCTTTAAGACCCCCAGTGTGTGTGCGAGGGTCTTTCACAGCAGCACTCTGTCCAACACGTCCCTCTGCTCAAAACCCAGGATGGCGGCCTGCGGGGGCCGAGACGGGATGCTCTCTCGCCCGGGTCACTACGGGACCGGGGCCTGCGACTCCTTCAGAATCTACCAGGACAAGGACGGCTCTGGCTGCTCGGACAGTGTGGGCCGGACCCCCGTGCCCCCGGGGGTCCTCTCTTCCTCAGTCAACACCAGGgtgtcctcctcttcctcttcctccagcgCTGCCCTGAAGCTCACTCCCCCGCTGTGTGGCTGCGGCCGCCGGGCCCGGAGGATGACCGTTTCCAATGGGGGGCCCAACAATGGCCGGGCTTTCTACAGCTGCCCCGCGGGCAAATCTAGGCCGGGCATCAAGCAGAGCTGCGGCTTCTTCCAGTGGGAGACGGCTCTGGCCCGGCGCGTGTCCCTGACCTCGACCTCTCTGTGTGCCGGGCCGGGCGGCACTCTCGCCGTCTCGAGGGGGAAGGTCCGCAGCGCGGAGGTCTCTCAGCACCGAGGCCTGGGCCTCCGACCGGCACCGAGGACTTAG
- the eri2 gene encoding ERI1 exoribonuclease 2 isoform X5, with the protein MTLNDPDGLFLLFLCFNFFEFPAVLLNTCSGEIDAEFHHYVQPQEHPMLSAFCTELTGITQGQVEAGVPLRICLSQFSQWLQTLRQERNVVFAREPSRPGAAAEKPCAFVTWSDWDLGVCLQYECKRKQLRKPEALSSWIDLRATYKLFYNRRPKGLNGALQDLGIEFSGREHSGLDDARNTARLAWRMMSDGCAMRVTKCLAGQVPPTTHPPAALPLAESESSAEAPRQREAGREGGSGRESAGGKRSRTILQWVESEGRPGRRRSAGDKEAAQGLSANTESLVCRSLVSPRTLLHGLTMPGLPGWRSMTRTMSVGSAVHVNSPAPLGTSLVLVSTTVNCLTETSEEHGGVGCDSETVPVDWEDCPLWPETDESCSYDAVALEDTDTGSQSESLWSGTHDAQPPGDAGPALTESDRQNPVVYKSSNTTVYSVGNASLCPASQSFKTPSVCARVFHSSTLSNTSLCSKPRMAACGGRDGMLSRPGHYGTGACDSFRIYQDKDGSGCSDSVGRTPVPPGVLSSSVNTRVSSSSSSSSAALKLTPPLCGCGRRARRMTVSNGGPNNGRAFYSCPAGKSRPGIKQSCGFFQWETALARRVSLTSTSLCAGPGGTLAVSRGKVRSAEVSQHRGLGLRPAPRT; encoded by the exons ATGACCCTGAATGACCCCGACGGGCTTTTCCTGCTTTTCCTGTGTTTTAATTTCT TTGAATTCCCAGCTGTGCTTCTGAACACGTGCAGCGGGGAGATCGATGCAGAGTTTCACCACTACGTTCAGCCCCAGGAGCACCCCATGCTGTCCGCCTTCTGCACCGAGCTGACGGGCATCACGCAG GGTCAGGTGGAGGCCGGAGTCCCTCTGAGGATCTGCCTGTCCCAGTTCAGTCAGTGGCTCCAGACGCTGCGGCAAGAGAGGAACGTGGTGTTTGCCAGAGAGCCGTCCAGACCAGGGGCAGCTGCGGAGAAGCCATGTGCTTTTGTCACCTGGTCAG ACTGGGACCTGGGTGTCTGTCTCCAGTACGAGTGCAAACGCAAGCAGCTCCGCAAACCAGAAGCTCTGAGCAGCTGGATTGACCTCAGAGCCACGTACAAG CTGTTTTATAACCGAAGACCCAAAGGGCTGAACGGCGCTCTGCAGGACCTGGGGATCGAGTTCTCCGGCAGGGAACACTCAG GGCTGGACGACGCCAGGAACACGGCGCGCCTCGCCTGGAGGATGATGTCCGACGGCTGCGCGATGAGGGTCACCAAGTGCCTGGCCGGG CAGGTGCCGCCCACGACGCACCCCCCCGCAGCGCTGCCCCTGGCAGAGAGCGAGAGCAGCGCAGAGGCCCCGCGGCAGCGAGAAGCAGGCAGGGAAGGAGGGAGCGGCAGGGAGAGCGCAGGAGGGAAGCGAAGTCGGACCATCCTGCAGTGGGTGGAATCAGAGGGCCGTCCGGGTCGGCGCCGGTCTGCGGGGGATAAAGAGGCGGCACAGGGACTGAGTGCCAACACTGAGAGCCTCGTCTGCCGCAGTCTGGTGTCTCCCAGGACCCTGCTGCACGGGCTGACCATGCCTGGGCTCCCTGGATGGCGGTCCATGACCAGAACCATGTCTGTGGGGTCAGCGGTGCATGTAAACAGCCCAGCGCCGCTCGGCACCAGCCTGGTGCTGGTCTCCACTACAGTTAACTGCCTCACCGAGACCTCGGAGGAGCACGGCGGTGTGGGCTGTGACTCCGAGACGGTGCCTGTGGACTGGGAGGACTGCCCGCTCTGGCCCGAGACGGATGAGAGCTGTTCGTATGACGCCGTGGCCCTGGAGGACACGGACACGGGCAGCCAGTCTGAGTCTCTGTGGAGCGGCACACACGACGCACAGCCGCCGGGTGACGCGGGTCCAGCACTGACTGAGTCGGACCGGCAGAATCCAGTCGTGTACAAAAGCTCCAACACTACAGTGTACTCTGTTGGCAATGCGTCGCTCTGCCCCGCCAGCCAGTCCTTTAAGACCCCCAGTGTGTGTGCGAGGGTCTTTCACAGCAGCACTCTGTCCAACACGTCCCTCTGCTCAAAACCCAGGATGGCGGCCTGCGGGGGCCGAGACGGGATGCTCTCTCGCCCGGGTCACTACGGGACCGGGGCCTGCGACTCCTTCAGAATCTACCAGGACAAGGACGGCTCTGGCTGCTCGGACAGTGTGGGCCGGACCCCCGTGCCCCCGGGGGTCCTCTCTTCCTCAGTCAACACCAGGgtgtcctcctcttcctcttcctccagcgCTGCCCTGAAGCTCACTCCCCCGCTGTGTGGCTGCGGCCGCCGGGCCCGGAGGATGACCGTTTCCAATGGGGGGCCCAACAATGGCCGGGCTTTCTACAGCTGCCCCGCGGGCAAATCTAGGCCGGGCATCAAGCAGAGCTGCGGCTTCTTCCAGTGGGAGACGGCTCTGGCCCGGCGCGTGTCCCTGACCTCGACCTCTCTGTGTGCCGGGCCGGGCGGCACTCTCGCCGTCTCGAGGGGGAAGGTCCGCAGCGCGGAGGTCTCTCAGCACCGAGGCCTGGGCCTCCGACCGGCACCGAGGACTTAG
- the eri2 gene encoding ERI1 exoribonuclease 2 isoform X2, which yields MASWRHGRPGETDDMATKKLAKELGLIRRRRRAPGGGSRAAAVSKQLFHYLIVIDFESTCWREKNHYGQEIIEFPAVLLNTCSGEIDAEFHHYVQPQEHPMLSAFCTELTGITQGQVEAGVPLRICLSQFSQWLQTLRQERNVVFAREPSRPGAAAEKPCAFVTWSDWDLGVCLQYECKRKQLRKPEALSSWIDLRATYKLFYNRRPKGLNGALQDLGIEFSGREHSGLDDARNTARLAWRMMSDGCAMRVTKCLAGVPPTTHPPAALPLAESESSAEAPRQREAGREGGSGRESAGGKRSRTILQWVESEGRPGRRRSAGDKEAAQGLSANTESLVCRSLVSPRTLLHGLTMPGLPGWRSMTRTMSVGSAVHVNSPAPLGTSLVLVSTTVNCLTETSEEHGGVGCDSETVPVDWEDCPLWPETDESCSYDAVALEDTDTGSQSESLWSGTHDAQPPGDAGPALTESDRQNPVVYKSSNTTVYSVGNASLCPASQSFKTPSVCARVFHSSTLSNTSLCSKPRMAACGGRDGMLSRPGHYGTGACDSFRIYQDKDGSGCSDSVGRTPVPPGVLSSSVNTRVSSSSSSSSAALKLTPPLCGCGRRARRMTVSNGGPNNGRAFYSCPAGKSRPGIKQSCGFFQWETALARRVSLTSTSLCAGPGGTLAVSRGKVRSAEVSQHRGLGLRPAPRT from the exons ATGGCCAGCTGGCGACATGGG AGACCTGGAGAAACAGACGACATGGCAACAAAGAAACTGGCCAA GGAGCTGGGCTTGATCAGGAGACGCAGGCGAGCTCCGGGCGGGGGCAGCCGGGCCGCGGCAGTGTCCA AGCAGCTCTTTCATTATTTGATTGTCATTGACTTTGAATCTACCTGCTGGAGAGAGAAAAATCACTATGGACAAGAAATCA TTGAATTCCCAGCTGTGCTTCTGAACACGTGCAGCGGGGAGATCGATGCAGAGTTTCACCACTACGTTCAGCCCCAGGAGCACCCCATGCTGTCCGCCTTCTGCACCGAGCTGACGGGCATCACGCAG GGTCAGGTGGAGGCCGGAGTCCCTCTGAGGATCTGCCTGTCCCAGTTCAGTCAGTGGCTCCAGACGCTGCGGCAAGAGAGGAACGTGGTGTTTGCCAGAGAGCCGTCCAGACCAGGGGCAGCTGCGGAGAAGCCATGTGCTTTTGTCACCTGGTCAG ACTGGGACCTGGGTGTCTGTCTCCAGTACGAGTGCAAACGCAAGCAGCTCCGCAAACCAGAAGCTCTGAGCAGCTGGATTGACCTCAGAGCCACGTACAAG CTGTTTTATAACCGAAGACCCAAAGGGCTGAACGGCGCTCTGCAGGACCTGGGGATCGAGTTCTCCGGCAGGGAACACTCAG GGCTGGACGACGCCAGGAACACGGCGCGCCTCGCCTGGAGGATGATGTCCGACGGCTGCGCGATGAGGGTCACCAAGTGCCTGGCCGGG GTGCCGCCCACGACGCACCCCCCCGCAGCGCTGCCCCTGGCAGAGAGCGAGAGCAGCGCAGAGGCCCCGCGGCAGCGAGAAGCAGGCAGGGAAGGAGGGAGCGGCAGGGAGAGCGCAGGAGGGAAGCGAAGTCGGACCATCCTGCAGTGGGTGGAATCAGAGGGCCGTCCGGGTCGGCGCCGGTCTGCGGGGGATAAAGAGGCGGCACAGGGACTGAGTGCCAACACTGAGAGCCTCGTCTGCCGCAGTCTGGTGTCTCCCAGGACCCTGCTGCACGGGCTGACCATGCCTGGGCTCCCTGGATGGCGGTCCATGACCAGAACCATGTCTGTGGGGTCAGCGGTGCATGTAAACAGCCCAGCGCCGCTCGGCACCAGCCTGGTGCTGGTCTCCACTACAGTTAACTGCCTCACCGAGACCTCGGAGGAGCACGGCGGTGTGGGCTGTGACTCCGAGACGGTGCCTGTGGACTGGGAGGACTGCCCGCTCTGGCCCGAGACGGATGAGAGCTGTTCGTATGACGCCGTGGCCCTGGAGGACACGGACACGGGCAGCCAGTCTGAGTCTCTGTGGAGCGGCACACACGACGCACAGCCGCCGGGTGACGCGGGTCCAGCACTGACTGAGTCGGACCGGCAGAATCCAGTCGTGTACAAAAGCTCCAACACTACAGTGTACTCTGTTGGCAATGCGTCGCTCTGCCCCGCCAGCCAGTCCTTTAAGACCCCCAGTGTGTGTGCGAGGGTCTTTCACAGCAGCACTCTGTCCAACACGTCCCTCTGCTCAAAACCCAGGATGGCGGCCTGCGGGGGCCGAGACGGGATGCTCTCTCGCCCGGGTCACTACGGGACCGGGGCCTGCGACTCCTTCAGAATCTACCAGGACAAGGACGGCTCTGGCTGCTCGGACAGTGTGGGCCGGACCCCCGTGCCCCCGGGGGTCCTCTCTTCCTCAGTCAACACCAGGgtgtcctcctcttcctcttcctccagcgCTGCCCTGAAGCTCACTCCCCCGCTGTGTGGCTGCGGCCGCCGGGCCCGGAGGATGACCGTTTCCAATGGGGGGCCCAACAATGGCCGGGCTTTCTACAGCTGCCCCGCGGGCAAATCTAGGCCGGGCATCAAGCAGAGCTGCGGCTTCTTCCAGTGGGAGACGGCTCTGGCCCGGCGCGTGTCCCTGACCTCGACCTCTCTGTGTGCCGGGCCGGGCGGCACTCTCGCCGTCTCGAGGGGGAAGGTCCGCAGCGCGGAGGTCTCTCAGCACCGAGGCCTGGGCCTCCGACCGGCACCGAGGACTTAG